A portion of the Manihot esculenta cultivar AM560-2 chromosome 2, M.esculenta_v8, whole genome shotgun sequence genome contains these proteins:
- the LOC110608634 gene encoding uncharacterized protein LOC110608634, with protein MAAALECWSSRASTDEDMVDHVLMRTHDRSETTLQSESFSTLSSNLSIKDTSSAMQKRFQRLSRNVSEAIASLRNSLNLDSSREPQLQVLQLQQQQQAPRQCNKGTKIESSRKVVWASVVRNLTLLYPGSQLPEKLVSNIRKHYDSLPLSYAQAEFDMKDVFLHMKLIEQASVDEQPATVIQEASDDEIQDSVFKLTFACNSSISWPVMSDALDNASICCKKIQIFEKKGFTLGVVLLLVQAGQEKPIRACIESGLKSAMKKPKPTVMKIPFGLCGCQEENSRGRDFGEIEEDPGEHNYRNGTENLGVKIELQTPLPSSSFVVSVDEWQTIQSGGDEIGKWLLNSDELEFADQIGPNSFKGVYRGKRVGIEKLKGCDKGNSYEFELHKDLLQLMTCGHKNIQQFYGVCVDENHGLCVVTKLVEGGSVYDLILKNKKLQTKEIIRIALDVAEGIKFMNDHGVAYGDLNTQRILLDRHRNACLGDMGIVTACKSMGEAMEYETDGYRWLAPEIISGDPENVTETWMSNVYSFGMMVWEMVTGEAAYAAYSPVQAAVGIAACGLRPEIPKDCPKILNSLMTKCWNNNPSKRPMFSEILSILSRFRNSNSR; from the exons ATGGCTGCCGCCTTAGAGTGCTGGTCGAGCAGAGCCAGCACTGACGAGGACATGGTAGATCATGTTCTGATGCGAACCCATGATAGATCAGAAACCACGTTACAATCAGAAAGTTTCTCCACATtgtcttcaaatctttcaatcaAAGACACATCATCCGCAATGCAGAAGCGGTTTCAGAGACTGAGTCGAAACGTGTCGGAAGCGATTGCTTCGCTTAGAAACTCACTGAATCTTGACTCGTCTCGTGAACCCCAACTGCAGGTTCTGCAgctgcagcagcagcagcaagcCCCGCGACAATGTAACAAAGGAACTAAGATTGAGAGTTCCCGGAAGGTCGTGTGGGCTAGTGTTGTAAGAAACCTCACGCTTCTGTACCCAGGTAGCCAGTTGCCGGAGAAGCTCGTGTCCAACATTAGAAAGCATTACGATTCCTTGCCTCTCAG CTATGCACAGGCAGAGTTTGATATGAAGGATGTCTTTCTACACATGAAGTTGATAGAGCAGGCATCGGTGGATGAACAACCAGCAACAGTGATACAGGAAGCATCTGATGATGAGATACAGGATTCTGTATTCAAGCTTACATTTGCTTGTAACTCTTCGATTTCATGGCCTGTAATGTCTGATGCATTAGATAACGCTTCAATTTGCTGCAAGAAGATTCAGATCTTTGAAAAGAAGGGGTTTACACTTGGTGTGGTTCTTCTTTTAGTTCAAGCTGGACAAGAGAAACCGATCAGAGCCTGTATTGAAAGTGGTTTAAAATCTGCTATGAAGAAGCCCAAACCAACTGTAATGAAGATTCCATTTGGGCTTTGTGGGTGCCAAGAAGAGAATAGTAGAGGCAGAGATTTTGGTGAAATTGAAGAGGATCCTGGTGAACACAATTACAGGAATGGCACTGAGAATTTGGGCGTGAAGATTGAGCTTCAGACGCCATTACCAAGTTCATCTTTTGTGGTATCAGTTGATGAATGGCAAACGATTCAATCAGGTGGAGATGAGATTGGGAAATGGCTTTTGAACTCTGATGAGCTTGAGTTTGCTGATCAGATTGGACCAAATTCTTTTAAGGGAGTTTACAGGGGGAAAAGGGTTGGAATTGAGAAGCTAAAAGGATGTGACAAAGGGAATTCTTACGAGTTTGAACTCCATAAAGACCTATTGCAGTTAATGACTTGCGGACATAAAAATATCCAGCAATTTTATGGTGTTTGtgttgatgaaaatcatggctTATGTGTGGTAACTAAATTAGTGGAAGGTGGTTCTGTTTATGACTTGATACTAAAGAACAAGAAGCTTCAGACTAAAGAGATCATAAGGATTGCTTTAGATGTAGCTGAAGGGATTAAATTCATGAATGATCATGGTGTTGCATATGGAGACCTTAATACACAGAGGATTTTATTGGACCGGCACCGGAATGCGTGCTTAGGGGACATGGGTATAGTCACTGCTTGCAAAAGTATGGGTGAGGCAATGGAGTATGAAACGGATGGTTACCGTTGGCTAGCCCCCGAG ATCATTTCTGGTGATCCAGAGAATGTCACCGAGACATGGATGAGTAATGTATATAGTTTTGGGATGATGGTTTGGGAGATGGTGACAGGTGAGGCAGCCTATGCTGCATATTCACCTGTGCAGGCGGCGGTTGGAATAGCAGCATGCGGCCTGAGACCGGAGATTCCCAAGGACTGTccaaaaattttgaattctctgaTGACTAAGTGCTGGAACAATAACCCATCAAAACGTCCTATGTTCTCTGAAATTCTGTCAATTTTATCAAGGTTCAGAAACAGCAATAGTAGGTAA